TAGTGATGCAGTTTCTAAATCTATACAAGCTACTAAAGGATCTATAAGCTATCTTGCATTATCTTATTTAACAGAAGAAAAATTACAAGGATTAAAGTTATTAAAAATTGATGGAGTCGAAGCTACAAAAGAAAACATAATAAATAAAAAATATCCTTTCTGGTCCTATGAGCATATGTACACAAAAGGTGAGCCAGAAGGTTTAACAAAAGAGTTTCTTGAATATATGATGAGCGATGATAACAAAGAAAATGTTGAAAAATTAGGATATATTCCAATAGGAGATTTTAAATAAGGTGGAAATGAGTGATTAAATGGAAAAAATCTTAATAAGTAATAAACTTAATATAAATAAAACAAAACTATTTACAAAATTAAAAAATGAATATATAGGAAGAATATTTTCTACACTATGCGGAATATTTATGGTAACCATAACCTTTTTAATAATATTCTTTATATTTTCAAAAGGTATAAAAATATTCTTGGAGGATGGATATTCACTAAAAGAATTTATATTCTCCTCTAATTGGAATCCAGATGGAGAAAATCCGCGCTTTGGTTCTTCTATATTTATAATAGGATCCATTTTAGTATCTACGGGTGCTATTTTGATATCTACTCCAATTAGTATAGCTTTAGCCATTTTCATGAATTATATATCACCTAAATTAGGTAAGAATTTTCTTAAACCAGCATTAGAACTATTTGTAGGAATACCCTCAGTAGTATATGGATGGATAGGAATAGTTCTATTAATCCCTATTATAAAAAGAAACTTTGGAGGATTAGGATTTAGTTTATTTGCAGGGATGATTGTTTTATCAATAATGATACTTCCAACTATAGCAAGTATATCCTCAGACGCTATAAAATCCATACCTAAAGATTATGTAGAAGCATCTTTAGCATTAGGTGCAACTAGATGGCAAACTATTACAAAGGTTATACTGCCTTCTGCTAAAAGTGGAATATTTACCTCTGTAGTTTTAGGATTAGCAAGAGCCTTTGGAGAAGCATTAGCGGTGCAAATGGTTATAGGGAACACTATAAAACTGCCTAAAGGTGTATTAGAGCCTACTACAACCCTTACATCTATACTAACTATGGATATGGCAAATACAGTATCAGGAACTCCTTGGAATAATGCATTATGGGCATTAGCATCTATACTACTATTTATTTCTTTTATGTTTATTATATTTATAAGAATTATAGGTAGAAGGAGTGAATTAAAATAATGAATGTTAAAACGCAGGATAAAATTTGGACTACAGTATTATATTTTATATCAGCTTTTATAGTTTTTTTATTAATTTGTTTAATAGGATATATACTAACTAAAGGGTTAGGACATATAAGCTTATGTTTTTTAACTTCAGATCCCTTAATAGGAGAAGCTGGGGGAGGCATTGCACCACAATTATTTAATTCTTTTTATATGCTTATAATTTCTTTGCTAATAACTACACCTATAAGCATTGGAGCAGGAATTTATCTTGCAGAATATGCAAAGGAAGGACTTATTTTAAACATAATAAGATTAAGCATAGAAACCATGGCATCTCTTCCATCCATTGTAGTAGGTCTATTTGGATTACTTGTATTTGTAAAAGCTACAGGTTGGGGCTTTACTTTATTATCTGGTGCATTAGCTATAAGCATATTAAATCTGCCATCTATGACTAGAATTTCTGAAAATGCTATAAGAACTTCCTCAAAGGGATTAAAAGAAGGAAGTATTGCATTAGGTGCAACTAGATGGCAAACTATAAAAAATGTCATACTTCCTGTATCCATGCCACAAATACTTACAGGAATAATACTTGCAGGGGGAAGAATATTTGGAGAAGCAGCAGCATTATTATATACATCTGGAATGAGTGCACCACCATTATCATTTTCTTTACAAAATATTTTTTCAGCTAATTCTCCATTTAACCCTATGAGACCAGCAGAAACATTGGCAGTATATATTTGGCAAGTGAATTCGGAAGGAATGATACCAGATGCTACAAAAGTTGGAAATGCATCTTCAGCAGTACTTATAATAATGGTTCTAATATTTAATATAATGGCAAGAATTATATTAAATATAATACACAGAAAGTATGTAGGAGAAAAGTAAGGGGGATAATATGAATATAGTAAAGATAAAGGATTTAAACTTATTTTATGGAAAAACCCAAGCACTAAAAAATATAAACATGAATATAGAAAAAAATAAAGTAACGGCACTTATAGGTCCTTCAGGTTGCGGAAAGTCTACTTTTTTAAGAAGTATAAATAGAATGAATGATCTTATAGAAAATGTAATTATAGATGGACAGGTAGTTTTTGACGGAAAAGATATTTATAAAGAATTTGATGAAATAGATTTAAGAAAAAGAGTAGGTATGGTTTTTCAAAAAGCAAATCCCTTTCCTATGTCTATATATGACAATGTAGCCTATGGACCTAGAATACATGGAATAAAAAATAAAAAAGAATTGGATATAATAGTAGAAAAGAGCTTAAAAAAAGCAGCACTATGGGATGAGATTAAAGATAGTCTTAATAAAAATGCACAAGGTTTATCTGGAGGTCAACAACAAAGACTTTGTATAGCAAGAACATTAGCTATAGAACCTGAACTTATACTAATGGATGAACCAACTTCTGCATTAGATCCTATATCTACATCTAAAATAGAAGAATTAATGCACACTTTAAAAGAAGATTATTCAGTTATAATAGTTACACATAATATGCAGCAAGCAGGAAGAATATCTGATGATACAGCATTTTTTTTATCAGGAGAAGTAATAGAATTTGGAAAGACTTCAAATATATTTCATAATCCTCAAGACAAAAGAACAGAAGATTATATAACAGGAAGATTTGGATAATACAAGATTTTCTTATTTTTGTAAGAAAATCTTTAATTTTATTAGGGATAATTGACTAAATAAAAATATTAATGTAATATAACTAAAGATAGATAATATAGTAGATAACTGTTTACCAGGAGATGAATATATGAAAAATAAAGTAAAAAAAGTATTACCCTATAGTATAGGAGAAGAAGTAGAAATTGAACCAGGAGACATAGTAATCTCCATAAATGGTGAAACTATTAAGGATATATTAGATTATAAATTCCATATGGGTGATGATTTTATAGTATTGCAAGTTCAAAAGCCTTATGGTGAAATATGGGATATAGAAATAGAAAAAGAATTTGGAGAAGATTTAGGTATAGAATTTGAAGAAGGTATAATGGATGAGGCTAGAAGCTGTCATAATAATTGCATGTTTTGTTTTATAGACCAGTTACCAAAGGGAATGAGAAAATCTTTATACTTTAAAGATGATGATTCTAGGTTGTCCTTTTTACAAGGTAATTTTGTTACTTTAACAAACATGAAGGATGAGGATATAGATAGAATAATAAGATATAGAATAAGTCCTATAAATGTATCTGTACATACAACGGATGGAGAACTAAGAAAAAGGATGTTAAACAATAGATTTGCAGATAATATATGGGAAAGGCTTAAAAAGCTTGCAGATGCATCTATAACTTTAAACTGTCAAATAGTTCTTTGTCCTGGAATAAATGATGGAGAGAATTTAAAAAAGACTATAGAAGATCTTTATACACTATATCCCTCTGTAGAAAATGTAGCAGTAGTTCCTATTGGGATAACAAAATACAGAGAAGGACTTGCTAAATTTAACCCCTATAATAAGGAAGGAGCAAAAGAACAGTTAAATGCAGTAAGAAAACTTCAAGAAAAATATATTAAAGAAGTAGGCACTCCTTTTGTTAGACTTTCTGATGAATTCTATGTAGTAGCAGAAGAAACCATACCTAATAAAGATTTTTACCAAGGTTTTCATCAAATTGAAGATGGTGTTGGAATGATTAGAATGTTAAGAGAAGAGTTTAAAGAAACACTGCCAAATTTAAATAGAAATTTAAAAGGAAGCTTTACATTAGTAACGGGAAAATTAGCATCTAAGGAATTTTTAACAATAAAAGATGAAATAAAAAAAGTAAATGATAAAATAGATATAGAAGTTAAAGAAATTATTAATAATTTCTTTGGAGAAACTATAACTGTAGCAGGGTTAATTACAGGAAGTGATATAAAAGATCAATTAAAAAAAGAAGAAGTAAAAGACTATATATTAATACCTAGAAACATGTTAAAGGCTGATGAAGATATTTTTTTAGATGATGTAACAGTTAAAGAATTAGAAGATTTTTATAATAAAAAATAATTATATGTGAGTATACAGGAGAGGATTTTATAGAGATACTAAATGCATACAGCAAGGAGGAGAATTAAATGGGAAAACCAATAGTTGCCATAGTAGGAAGACCAAATGTAGGAAAATCTACACTATTTAATAAACTAGCAGGGAAAAGAATTGCTATAGTAGAGGATACACCAGGAGTTACAAGAGATAGAATATACGCAAAAGCAGAATGGTTAAATCACAATTTTACAATAATAGATACAGGTGGTATAGAACCAGAAAGCCAAGATATAATAGTAGCTCAAATGAGAAGACAGGCAGAAATGGCTATAGATATGGCAGATGTTATAATGTTTATAGTAGATGGTAAGGAAGGATTAGCACCAGCAGATAATGAAGTAGCATTAATGCTTAGGAAAAGTAAAAAACCAGTAGTACTAGTGGTAAATAAAATAGATAGAATACAAGAAGAAGATAATATGTACGAATTTTATAATTTAGGTATAGGAGACCCTATAGCTATATCAGCTTCTCAGGCCTTAGGATTAGGAGATATGTTAGATAAAGTAGTAGAAAACTTCCCAGAAGGCTATGAAAATGAAGAAGATGATGAATATATTAGAATAGCCTTTGTTGGAAAACCAAATGTAGGAAAATCTTCTCTTATAAATAAAATACTAGGTGAGGAAAGAAATATAGTAAGCAATATACCAGGAACTACAAGAGATGCTATAGATAGTTATTTAGAGAGAGATGAGGATAAATTTATATTAATAGATACGGCAGGACTTAGAAGAAGAAGTAAAGTAAAAGAACAAATAGAAAGATATAGTACAGTAAGAACTTATGCAGCTATAGATAGAGCAGATGTATGTATACTTTTAATAGATGCAGAAGAGGGAATAAGTGAACAAGATAAGAAAATAATAGGATATGCTCATGAGTTAAATAAAGCTCTTATGGTAGTTGTAAATAAATGGGATTTAATAGAAAAAGAAACAAATACCATGAATAAGTTTAAAAAAGAACTTCAAGCTGAACTTTCTTTTATGACTTATGCTCCTTATATTTTTATATCAGCTAAAACAGGTCAAAGAGTAGGTAAAGTTTTAGATTTAGCTAAAGAATGTTATACAAACTATAATAAGAGAATAAGTACAGGTGTTTTAAATGATGTTATAAGTAATGCTGTAATGATGAAAGAGCCGCCAATAGTAGCTATGAATAGATTAAAAATATATTATGTAACTCAAGTTGCTACAAAACCACCAACTTTTGTATTCTTTGTAAATGATCCTAAAACATTACATTTCTCCTATAAAAGATATTTGGAAAATCATATAAGAAAAAGTTTTGATTTTACAGGAACAGGAATAAAAATGGAGTTTAGAGAAAGGAAAGAGTAATATGACAGTTAATGGTGTAACTTTTATTGGTGGAGGAAGCTTCGGTACTGCTTTAGCTATAATGTTAGCTAAAAAAGGATATAACATAAAAATGTGGGATAGAAAATCCCAAGTAGTAGCAGATATAAACGAAAAAAAAGAAAATATAAAATATCTTCCCAATGTGGTTATTCCGTCAAATGTAGAAGCCTATGGAAATATGCAAGAGGCTTTAAAGGAAACTAAATATGTGGTTATTTCTGTACCATCCCATGCTATAAGAGAAATATGTAAAAATATTAAAAACTATTTAGAAGAAGATGCTATTATAATAAGTGTGGCAAAGGGTATAGAGGAACACAGTGGAAAAAGATTATCTCAAATTATAAAAGAGGAATTACCTAAAAATCCTGTAGTAATACTTTCGGGACCAAGTCATGCAGAAGAGGTAGCACAAGATATACCAACTACTGTAGTAGTTACGTCAGAAAATATGGAAGCATCTTTAGAAGTACAAAATTTATTTATTACAAATAAGTTTAGAGTATATACTAACGATGATATAATAGGCGTTGAAATAGGTGGAGCAGTAAAAAATATAATTGCTCTAGCGGCAGGTATATCTGATGGAATAGGATATGGAGATAATACCAAAGCTGCTCTTATGACAAGGGGAATAAATGAAATAATAAGAATTGGAGAAAAGTTAGGAGGAAAAAGGGAAACCTTTTGGGGACTAACAGGTATGGGAGACATGATAGTAACCTGTACTAGTATGCACAGTAGAAATAGAAGAGCTGGTCTTTTAATAGGAAAAGGTTTATCTATGGAAGAGGCTGTAGAAGAAGTAGGTATGGTAGTAGAAGGTATAAAAGCTTGTAAGGCTTTCTATGAGTTAAAAGAAAAGTTAAAAGTTTCTATGCCAATAACAGATGCTCTGTATAGGGTACTATTTGAGGGTGAAGATGCTAAATACTGTGTATATGAATTGATGACTAGAGATAAAAAAGATGAATAAATTTAATTTGTATTTAAAAGTAATCTGTAGAATTTAAAATTTCTATAGATTACTTTTTTTATATGTAATATTTATGGTCTAAGTAAAATATATATATAGTGTTAATATTAGTTTGTAGGAGGGAAAACAGACTTGGAAAACTTTAGTATATATAAAGATATAGCAGAAAGAACTCAAGGTGACATATATGTAGGAGTAGTTGGTCCTGTAAGAACTGGTAAATCCACTTTTATTAAAAAATTTATGGAACTTATGGTTATACCTAACATAGATAATGAATATAAGAAAAAAAGAGCTCAGGATGAGCTTCCACAAAGTTCTTCAGGTAAATCTATTCATACTACAGAACCTAAATTTGTACCAAATGAGGCAGTAGAAATTAATTTAGATGAAGGTACTAAATTTAAGGTTAGAATGGTGGATTGCGTAGGATATATTGTAAAAGGTGCCCAAGGGTATATGGAAGAAGGAAAGGCTAAGATGGTAAGTACTCCTTGGTATGACTATGAAATTCCCTTTGAAGAAGCGGCAGAAATCGGCACAAAAAAGGTTATAAATGAGCATTCTACCATAGGAATTTTGGTAACTACTGATGGAACTATTGCAGATATAGCTAGAGAAGATTATGTAGAAACAGAAGAAAGGGTAGTAGAGGAATTAAAAGGTATAAATAAGCCTTTTATAATGCTACTTAATTCTAGAAATCCATTAAATCCTGAAACCATAGAGTTGAGAAAGGAAATGGAACAAAAATATGATGTACCAGTACAAATTATGGACATATTAAACATGAAGGAAGAGGACATCATAAGTGTATTTAGTAGGGTACTTAAAGAATTCCCAGTACAAGAAATAAATATAGATATGCCAGCATGGATAGAAAAACTAGACAGAAGCCATTGGTTAAAACTAAATTTCATAAATTTAGTAAAGGATATGAGTAAGAGTATTTATAAAGTAAGAGATGTATCAAAGGTAGTGGAAGAAATAAGAGAAGCAGAGTTTTTAGAAAAATCTATATTAGATGAAATGAATATGGGAGAAGGAACTGCCAGAGTGGTTTTAAGT
This window of the Clostridium cochlearium genome carries:
- the pstC gene encoding phosphate ABC transporter permease subunit PstC translates to MEKILISNKLNINKTKLFTKLKNEYIGRIFSTLCGIFMVTITFLIIFFIFSKGIKIFLEDGYSLKEFIFSSNWNPDGENPRFGSSIFIIGSILVSTGAILISTPISIALAIFMNYISPKLGKNFLKPALELFVGIPSVVYGWIGIVLLIPIIKRNFGGLGFSLFAGMIVLSIMILPTIASISSDAIKSIPKDYVEASLALGATRWQTITKVILPSAKSGIFTSVVLGLARAFGEALAVQMVIGNTIKLPKGVLEPTTTLTSILTMDMANTVSGTPWNNALWALASILLFISFMFIIFIRIIGRRSELK
- the pstA gene encoding phosphate ABC transporter permease PstA, producing the protein MNVKTQDKIWTTVLYFISAFIVFLLICLIGYILTKGLGHISLCFLTSDPLIGEAGGGIAPQLFNSFYMLIISLLITTPISIGAGIYLAEYAKEGLILNIIRLSIETMASLPSIVVGLFGLLVFVKATGWGFTLLSGALAISILNLPSMTRISENAIRTSSKGLKEGSIALGATRWQTIKNVILPVSMPQILTGIILAGGRIFGEAAALLYTSGMSAPPLSFSLQNIFSANSPFNPMRPAETLAVYIWQVNSEGMIPDATKVGNASSAVLIIMVLIFNIMARIILNIIHRKYVGEK
- the pstB gene encoding phosphate ABC transporter ATP-binding protein PstB — encoded protein: MNIVKIKDLNLFYGKTQALKNINMNIEKNKVTALIGPSGCGKSTFLRSINRMNDLIENVIIDGQVVFDGKDIYKEFDEIDLRKRVGMVFQKANPFPMSIYDNVAYGPRIHGIKNKKELDIIVEKSLKKAALWDEIKDSLNKNAQGLSGGQQQRLCIARTLAIEPELILMDEPTSALDPISTSKIEELMHTLKEDYSVIIVTHNMQQAGRISDDTAFFLSGEVIEFGKTSNIFHNPQDKRTEDYITGRFG
- the der gene encoding ribosome biogenesis GTPase Der encodes the protein MGKPIVAIVGRPNVGKSTLFNKLAGKRIAIVEDTPGVTRDRIYAKAEWLNHNFTIIDTGGIEPESQDIIVAQMRRQAEMAIDMADVIMFIVDGKEGLAPADNEVALMLRKSKKPVVLVVNKIDRIQEEDNMYEFYNLGIGDPIAISASQALGLGDMLDKVVENFPEGYENEEDDEYIRIAFVGKPNVGKSSLINKILGEERNIVSNIPGTTRDAIDSYLERDEDKFILIDTAGLRRRSKVKEQIERYSTVRTYAAIDRADVCILLIDAEEGISEQDKKIIGYAHELNKALMVVVNKWDLIEKETNTMNKFKKELQAELSFMTYAPYIFISAKTGQRVGKVLDLAKECYTNYNKRISTGVLNDVISNAVMMKEPPIVAMNRLKIYYVTQVATKPPTFVFFVNDPKTLHFSYKRYLENHIRKSFDFTGTGIKMEFRERKE
- a CDS encoding NAD(P)H-dependent glycerol-3-phosphate dehydrogenase, translating into MTVNGVTFIGGGSFGTALAIMLAKKGYNIKMWDRKSQVVADINEKKENIKYLPNVVIPSNVEAYGNMQEALKETKYVVISVPSHAIREICKNIKNYLEEDAIIISVAKGIEEHSGKRLSQIIKEELPKNPVVILSGPSHAEEVAQDIPTTVVVTSENMEASLEVQNLFITNKFRVYTNDDIIGVEIGGAVKNIIALAAGISDGIGYGDNTKAALMTRGINEIIRIGEKLGGKRETFWGLTGMGDMIVTCTSMHSRNRRAGLLIGKGLSMEEAVEEVGMVVEGIKACKAFYELKEKLKVSMPITDALYRVLFEGEDAKYCVYELMTRDKKDE
- the spoIVA gene encoding stage IV sporulation protein A yields the protein MENFSIYKDIAERTQGDIYVGVVGPVRTGKSTFIKKFMELMVIPNIDNEYKKKRAQDELPQSSSGKSIHTTEPKFVPNEAVEINLDEGTKFKVRMVDCVGYIVKGAQGYMEEGKAKMVSTPWYDYEIPFEEAAEIGTKKVINEHSTIGILVTTDGTIADIAREDYVETEERVVEELKGINKPFIMLLNSRNPLNPETIELRKEMEQKYDVPVQIMDILNMKEEDIISVFSRVLKEFPVQEINIDMPAWIEKLDRSHWLKLNFINLVKDMSKSIYKVRDVSKVVEEIREAEFLEKSILDEMNMGEGTARVVLSPKNGLFYKILGEICDKEIEDENHLMEIMKDMHNAKLEYDKIEGALIDVKELGYGLVAPQLSEMKLEEPEIVKQGNRYGVKLKASAPSLHFIKADIETEISPIMGTERESEELVKNLLEQFESDPSKIWESNMFGKSLEVLVKEGLQSKLYRMPEDVQIKIQKTLQKIINEGNGGLICIIL